The Glutamicibacter mishrai DNA window CCTGGTGGTGCGCGCTGATCGACGTGGGGGTCCGTGCCGATGTGGTGCCGGTCAGCCATGACTTCTCCGGGTACGACATGGTCATCACACCTGTGTTGTATTCGGTGCCGCGACCTTTGGCGCAGCGTTTGGATGACTACGCTCAGGGCGGTGGGCATCTGATCACCACCTACTTCTCAGGCATCGTTGACGAGAACGACCATGCCTGGCTCGGTGGTTACCCGGGCGCGCTGCGTGAAGTACTGGGCATCCGCGTTGAGGAGTTCCGCCCTCTGCACCACGGCGAAACCGTGTCATTGGGATCCGTCCCCGGGCGCGGCGAACTGTGGAGCGAGATTGTTGATATCGCCTCAGAGAACGTGAGCATTGTGGCGAGTTTTGAGCAAGATGAGGAACTTGGCGGACTGCCTGCGGTGACCCGGCGTGCCCTGAAATCTGGCAGCGCCAGTTATGTCGCAACTTGTCTGGATTCTGAAGCTCGCAGCGTAGTGCTGCAGAAGCTACTGAACGCTGCGGGTATCGGATCCGAACTTCCTGAGGCGCTACGCGGGCAGGTGGAGTTAGCCGTTCGCCGTGGTGAAAACTCGGACTTTGCCTTCCTGATCAACCGGACCAATACCGAGTTGAGTTTGGAAGGTTTTGCCGGGCAGGTCATCGGCGGCCCCGATGCTCCGGGCACCAGAGGCATCCTAGATGGCCGTGCGGTGGCCGTCTTTGAAATCGAGCACCAGAACTAATTGCAGATAGTAACGAATAAGGCGAGGCGCCTCGCAGATGGAGGGCCTCGCCTTATTCGTGCAATGACTACGGAAATTAGACTCGCGACTGGGAAGCGCGGTAGGCGCTGTCCACCATCTCTTCGAGAGTATGGCGCATCTGCCACCCCAAGTCACGAGCCGCCAGCTGTCCGTCGGCCACAATTCGTGCCGGATCGCCTGGGCGGCGTGCTTCTTGGATCGCGGTGAACGGGACACCGGTCACCTTGGCCACCGCGTCCATGATTTCCCGCACGGAAACCCCGTCGCCAGAGCCAAGGTTGTAGACCGGTTCCAGCTCGGTGCCGGCTTCCAACTTCTTCGCCGCCTCAACGTGGGCCAGCGCCAGATCCGCCACATGGACGTAGTCGCGCACGCAGGTGCCGTCGGCAGTGTCGTAGTCGGTACCGAAGATCTTTGGGGCCTTGCCTTCATTGAGGGCTTTGAAGACAAGTGGGAACAGGTTGTGCGGGCTGGCATCAAAGAGTTCTTCGCTGCCCGAGCCCACCACGTTGAAGTAACGCAATGAGGTGTGCTTCAGGCCCATCGCCACCGCCTGATCACGAATCAGCCATTCACCAATCAGCTTGCTCTGGCCGTAGGGAGATTCCGGGAAAGTACCGGTCTCCTCGGTGACCAGGTCAACCGATGGGGTGCCATAGACTGCAGCGGAAGAGGAGAAGACGATATTCTCAACTCGCGCGTCGGCCATGGCCTGCAATAGGTTGGCGGTACCGGTGACGTTTTGTTCAAAGGTCAACAGCGGATTTTTTACCGATTCACCAGCGTACTTGTATCCCGCAAGGTGGATCACCCCTCGCACCTGGTGGCGCATAATGATGTCGGTGAGCTTTTCGCTGTTCAGAATGTTGACCGAATAGAAAGGCACGTCCTGCGGAACAAATCCGCGCACTCCGCTGGACATGGAATCAACGACAATTGGTTCCATAGACACCTCGGCCAACGAACGGACAACGTGCGACCCAATGTATCCGGCACCGCCGGTAACTAACCAACTCATGCCCGTCCTGCTCCTTGATCCGCAACAACAGTGAAAATGTTCGGCAGAGTGTACCCAGCCTGCTCAAAGGCGGAGATCACGGCGTTGCTCACGGCTTCGATCTGTTCTCGTTTGATCAGCGCAATGGAACTCCCACCAAAACCGCCACCGGTCATGCGGGCTCCGATGGCGCCAGCTTGCAAGGAAGCTTCAACCGCCACATCCAGCTCGTCACACGAAATCTCGTAGTCATCACGCATCGAAACATGTGACTGGTACAGAAGTTTTCCAACCGCTTCCAAATCCCCATCTTCAAGGGCTTTTACGGTATCCAGAACACGCTGATTTTCGGTCACGATATGCCGAGCGCGGCGACGGATCAATGGATCCGCAATAGCTTCGAGCTGGGCAATACCATCAATTTCGCGTAGCGACGATACCTGCAGAATTGCACTGGCTTCTTCGCAACTGCGCCGGCGCGCGGCGTAACCACCATCAACGTGCGAATGCTCCACGCGAGTATCAATCACCAAAACGACCGCATCATTTTGTGCCAATGGCAGTGGAACAGTCTGCGCTTCCATGGAGCGACAGTCCAGGAATAATGCATGTTGTGCCTCGGACATGAGT harbors:
- the galK gene encoding galactokinase; protein product: MSNSNSNSNNPETLERTENLRQNFFKLYGHHPEGIWRAPGRVNLIGEHTDYNLGYVLPFAIDKNALVAIRRKSAREQDGNQLNLASTYGHAEIPEISSVAVDELQPGSVSGWAAYPAAVAWALNQLDEEEISGFDLLVDSDVPVGSGLSSSHALEVSTIVALNDLYELGLSHTRMAQLTQQAENEFVGAPTGIMDQSASLMSEAQHALFLDCRSMEAQTVPLPLAQNDAVVLVIDTRVEHSHVDGGYAARRRSCEEASAILQVSSLREIDGIAQLEAIADPLIRRRARHIVTENQRVLDTVKALEDGDLEAVGKLLYQSHVSMRDDYEISCDELDVAVEASLQAGAIGARMTGGGFGGSSIALIKREQIEAVSNAVISAFEQAGYTLPNIFTVVADQGAGRA
- the galE gene encoding UDP-glucose 4-epimerase GalE is translated as MSWLVTGGAGYIGSHVVRSLAEVSMEPIVVDSMSSGVRGFVPQDVPFYSVNILNSEKLTDIIMRHQVRGVIHLAGYKYAGESVKNPLLTFEQNVTGTANLLQAMADARVENIVFSSSAAVYGTPSVDLVTEETGTFPESPYGQSKLIGEWLIRDQAVAMGLKHTSLRYFNVVGSGSEELFDASPHNLFPLVFKALNEGKAPKIFGTDYDTADGTCVRDYVHVADLALAHVEAAKKLEAGTELEPVYNLGSGDGVSVREIMDAVAKVTGVPFTAIQEARRPGDPARIVADGQLAARDLGWQMRHTLEEMVDSAYRASQSRV